The following proteins come from a genomic window of Oncorhynchus mykiss isolate Arlee chromosome 19, USDA_OmykA_1.1, whole genome shotgun sequence:
- the LOC110497428 gene encoding DNA repair protein complementing XP-A cells — translation MLLLIRSPKPRTAMRTNIERNKQRALMLRQARLASRQSAGEGGGTSAKVAKTVDSGEGFFIDGERQEEQRTKKVVHQPGMHINTPVKEADYLLCDDCDTPFDGFLPQRTASIWLSVTTAVRTSVWTKDTSAHQHGPEELVDEEEDLYRKACNTCQHKLTYEGM, via the exons ATGCTTCTTCTCATTCGGAGTCCAAAGCCAAGAACTGCGATGAGAACCAATATCGAACGAAACAAACAGCGGGCTCTGATGCTGAGGCAAGCCCGACTGGCCAGCAGACAATCGGCAGGAGAAGGGGGTGGAACCTCGGCTAAAGTCGCCAAGACAGTCGACTCTGGAGAAGGGTTCTTTATTGATGGAGAGCGACAGGAGGAGCAAAGGACAAAGAAAGTTGTGCATCAACCAGGCATGCATATTAATA CCCCGGTGAAGGAGGCTGACTATCTGCTGTGTGATGACTGTGACACGCCGTTTGATGGATTCCTACCTCAGCGAACGGCTTCGATCTGGCTGTCTGTGACAACTGCAG TGAGGACCAGCGTGTGGACAAAGGACACCAGTGCTCACCAGCACGGCCCTGAGGAACTagtggatgaagaggaggatctCTACAGGAAGGCCTGTAACACCTGTCAACACAAACTGACCTATGAGGGGATGTAG